Proteins from a single region of Starkeya sp. ORNL1:
- a CDS encoding transporter substrate-binding domain-containing protein, with protein MMKHSILAVALAAAFMISGTAAKADQLDDITAAKKIRISTDLAIPPSGMMDSSMKPVGSDVETAQLLAKDWGLEIEWVQTTGATRIPNLQTNKADIVISTLSVTPERAKVIDFTNAYAALQSVVGGLKTLDVKTWDDLKGKTVAVSRGTTQDTALTNRAKDGGFNVARYDDDATMVTAAVTGQADFVATSATIVNQIGVKNPARAFEPKVLITTFDLGIGVKKGEPRLVAKLNEWIAANLKNGKLNEIYKKYHGSDLPANMRAS; from the coding sequence ATGATGAAGCATTCCATACTCGCGGTAGCGCTCGCCGCTGCCTTCATGATCAGCGGCACCGCGGCCAAGGCCGACCAGCTCGACGACATCACCGCGGCGAAGAAGATCCGCATCTCCACCGATCTCGCCATTCCGCCCTCGGGCATGATGGATTCCAGCATGAAGCCGGTCGGCTCGGACGTGGAGACCGCGCAGCTGCTCGCCAAGGATTGGGGGCTTGAGATCGAGTGGGTGCAGACCACCGGCGCCACCCGCATCCCCAACCTGCAGACCAACAAGGCCGACATCGTCATCTCGACGCTGTCGGTGACGCCGGAGCGCGCCAAGGTGATCGACTTCACCAATGCCTATGCGGCGTTGCAGTCGGTGGTCGGCGGGCTGAAGACGCTGGACGTCAAGACCTGGGACGACCTGAAGGGCAAGACCGTCGCGGTCTCGCGCGGCACCACGCAGGATACCGCTTTGACCAACCGCGCCAAGGATGGCGGCTTCAATGTCGCGCGCTATGACGACGACGCCACCATGGTGACCGCGGCGGTGACCGGCCAGGCCGATTTCGTCGCCACCTCGGCGACCATCGTCAACCAGATCGGCGTGAAGAACCCGGCCCGGGCGTTCGAGCCCAAGGTGCTCATCACCACCTTCGATCTCGGCATCGGCGTCAAGAAGGGCGAGCCGCGCCTCGTCGCCAAGCTGAACGAGTGGATCGCGGCGAACCTGAAGAACGGCAAGCTCAACGAGATCTACAAGAAGTATCACGGCTCCGATTTGCCGGCGAACATGCGCGCCAGCTGA
- a CDS encoding amino acid ABC transporter ATP-binding protein: MLAHATLDAATAGGTAPVVALRDVHKSFGPLKVLDGVGFEVARGEVTALIGRSGSGKSTALRCIDRFEKIDSGEITVCGHRVDDPALDVRALRLDVGIVFQSYNLFPHLTIEENITLAPRSVKKLGSREAKALAERVLAQVGLAEKLHAYPEQLSGGQQQRAAIARSLAMQPKVMLFDEVTSALDPELTGEVLKVIEALAADGMTMVMVTHEMGFARGIADQVVFMHKGKVHEAGSADILSSPATPELAQFVGTGL; the protein is encoded by the coding sequence ATGCTTGCTCACGCCACGCTTGATGCCGCGACCGCCGGGGGCACTGCGCCCGTGGTCGCACTGCGCGATGTCCACAAGAGCTTCGGCCCGCTGAAAGTGCTGGACGGTGTCGGTTTCGAGGTCGCCCGCGGCGAGGTCACGGCGCTGATCGGGCGAAGCGGCTCCGGCAAGAGCACGGCGCTGCGCTGCATCGACCGGTTCGAGAAGATCGACAGCGGCGAGATCACCGTTTGCGGCCACCGCGTCGACGATCCGGCGCTCGACGTGCGCGCGCTCCGGCTCGATGTCGGCATCGTGTTCCAGAGCTACAATCTGTTTCCCCACCTCACCATCGAGGAAAACATCACGCTGGCGCCGCGCTCGGTGAAGAAGCTGGGTAGCCGCGAGGCCAAGGCATTGGCGGAGCGCGTGCTGGCGCAGGTCGGGCTGGCGGAGAAGCTCCACGCCTATCCCGAGCAGCTCTCCGGCGGCCAGCAGCAGCGCGCCGCCATCGCCCGCTCGCTCGCCATGCAGCCCAAGGTGATGCTGTTCGACGAAGTAACCTCCGCCCTCGATCCGGAGCTGACCGGCGAGGTGCTGAAGGTGATCGAGGCGCTCGCCGCCGACGGCATGACCATGGTGATGGTCACCCATGAGATGGGCTTTGCCCGCGGCATCGCCGACCAGGTGGTGTTCATGCACAAGGGCAAGGTCCACGAGGCGGGATCCGCCGACATCCTCTCATCGCCCGCCACGCCGGAACTGGCGCAGTTCGTCGGCACCGGGCTCTGA
- a CDS encoding helix-turn-helix transcriptional regulator — MERPPHLYEPAAVTAEALGPFWYLDQARTCFIGPLIYNAAHQHGAPVFLAGLYGSFGLRIRGGDWHSCRTAVIPAGVSHELDVGGQPIGVFYIEPNLDGAGALAPLVREGEALDGALIGRTGEFGLMRELWEDSASLNWASAALDDLIGFAQPRARREFDRRIARAVAAMDGPVAVETAALAADLSPSRFQHLFTEEVGVPFRRYRAWMRMRAAIAEIAAGSSFTQAAHAAGFFDQAHFNRDFRRTFGAVPSISLYRVRM; from the coding sequence ATGGAGCGCCCGCCGCACTTGTACGAACCTGCTGCCGTAACGGCCGAGGCGCTCGGCCCGTTCTGGTATCTCGACCAGGCGCGTACCTGCTTCATCGGTCCGCTGATCTACAATGCCGCCCACCAGCATGGCGCGCCGGTGTTCCTCGCCGGCCTCTATGGCAGCTTCGGCCTGCGTATCCGCGGTGGTGACTGGCACAGCTGCCGCACCGCGGTCATTCCCGCCGGCGTGTCGCACGAGCTCGATGTCGGCGGCCAGCCGATCGGCGTGTTCTATATCGAGCCAAACCTCGATGGCGCCGGCGCGCTGGCGCCGCTGGTGCGCGAGGGCGAGGCGCTGGACGGCGCGCTGATCGGGCGTACCGGCGAGTTCGGGCTGATGCGCGAACTCTGGGAGGACAGCGCCAGCCTGAACTGGGCGAGCGCTGCGCTGGATGATCTGATCGGCTTCGCGCAGCCGCGAGCACGCCGGGAGTTCGACCGGCGTATCGCCCGCGCGGTGGCGGCGATGGACGGGCCGGTCGCGGTGGAGACGGCGGCGCTGGCGGCGGATCTCTCGCCGTCGCGTTTCCAGCATCTGTTCACTGAAGAAGTCGGCGTGCCGTTCCGCCGCTACCGCGCCTGGATGCGCATGCGCGCCGCCATCGCCGAGATCGCGGCGGGGAGCAGCTTCACGCAGGCCGCCCACGCGGCGGGCTTCTTCGACCAGGCGCATTTCAACCGCGACTTCCGCCGGACGTTTGGGGCGGTGCCGTCGATCAGCCTGTACAGGGTGCGGATGTAG
- a CDS encoding amino acid ABC transporter permease — protein MGGALNINHLIFLGHGALWTIGLSLIALIGGGTVGFLIALCRVSPLRTVRLAAGTYVQLIQGTPLLVIMFLSFFGLAAIGFNISPLLAAGASMTIYVAAYLGEIWRGCIEAVPKPQWEAAEGLALSRTQRMVKVILPQAIRIATPPSVGFMVQIIKNTSLASVVGFVELARSGQIINNSLFEPFLIYSIIAVIYFALCYPVSRLSRRLELSASQKKPALA, from the coding sequence ATGGGCGGTGCACTGAACATCAATCATCTGATCTTCCTCGGCCATGGCGCGCTGTGGACCATCGGGCTGTCACTGATCGCGCTGATCGGCGGCGGCACGGTCGGCTTCCTCATCGCGCTGTGCCGGGTCTCGCCGCTGCGCACCGTGCGGCTCGCGGCCGGCACCTATGTGCAACTGATCCAGGGCACTCCGCTGCTGGTCATCATGTTCCTGTCCTTCTTCGGGCTGGCGGCGATCGGCTTCAACATCTCGCCGCTGCTCGCCGCGGGCGCCTCCATGACCATCTATGTCGCCGCCTATCTTGGCGAGATCTGGCGCGGCTGCATCGAGGCGGTGCCGAAGCCGCAATGGGAGGCGGCGGAGGGGCTCGCGCTCAGCCGCACCCAGCGCATGGTCAAGGTGATCCTGCCGCAGGCGATCCGCATCGCCACGCCGCCGAGCGTCGGCTTCATGGTGCAGATCATCAAGAATACTTCGCTCGCTTCCGTGGTCGGCTTTGTTGAACTGGCCCGGTCCGGGCAGATCATCAACAACTCGCTGTTCGAGCCCTTCCTGATCTACTCGATCATCGCCGTCATCTATTTCGCGCTCTGCTACCCGGTCTCGCGGCTCAGCCGCCGGCTGGAGCTTTCCGCCTCGCAGAAGAAGCCGGCCCTCGCCTGA
- a CDS encoding MBL fold metallo-hydrolase, whose amino-acid sequence MPNGRILPDRRTLLGSAAALLAAPALLKAAPAHARAPLLGPQATTFYRFRLGEFEVTNILDAGVMIDGPWPIVGEDRPAAEVEQLMQANLLPPKRFRPGFTPTLVNTGSQLILFDTGNGAEGFVPPPAGGWLAKALGPAGFTPEQIDVVVLTHAHPDHMGGLLVDGKPAFPNARYVIGETEYAYWKSDDSLSAPKDSNTYKSGQMFRSYVQPLRDRMSFLKGEGEVATGIRAVEAHGHTPGHLAFHIESGGKRLLLWGDCAHHEVASLARPEWHALFDMDKAQGAATRKRIYDMAATERIAVAAYHTSFPSAGFVERDGTAYRWLPVTYQLEL is encoded by the coding sequence ATGCCGAACGGCCGCATTTTGCCTGATCGCCGGACCTTGCTCGGCTCAGCCGCCGCGCTGCTGGCGGCGCCGGCACTGCTGAAAGCCGCACCCGCGCACGCCAGGGCGCCACTGCTCGGCCCGCAGGCGACGACCTTCTACCGCTTCCGCCTCGGCGAGTTCGAGGTGACCAACATCCTCGATGCCGGCGTCATGATCGACGGGCCGTGGCCGATCGTCGGCGAGGACCGGCCGGCCGCCGAGGTCGAGCAATTGATGCAGGCCAATCTGCTGCCGCCGAAGCGCTTCCGCCCCGGCTTCACTCCGACGCTCGTCAATACCGGCAGCCAGCTCATCCTGTTCGACACCGGCAACGGCGCCGAGGGCTTCGTGCCGCCGCCGGCCGGCGGCTGGCTCGCCAAGGCGCTCGGCCCGGCCGGCTTCACGCCGGAGCAGATCGACGTGGTGGTGCTCACCCACGCCCATCCCGACCACATGGGCGGGTTATTGGTGGACGGCAAGCCGGCCTTCCCGAACGCCCGCTATGTGATCGGCGAGACCGAATACGCCTATTGGAAGTCCGACGATTCGCTTTCCGCGCCCAAGGACAGCAACACCTACAAGTCCGGGCAGATGTTCCGCTCCTATGTGCAGCCGCTCCGTGACCGCATGAGCTTCCTGAAAGGCGAGGGTGAGGTCGCGACCGGCATCCGCGCGGTGGAAGCGCACGGCCACACCCCCGGCCATCTCGCCTTCCACATCGAGAGCGGCGGCAAGCGGCTGCTGCTGTGGGGCGACTGCGCACACCACGAGGTGGCCTCGCTGGCCAGGCCCGAATGGCACGCGCTGTTCGACATGGACAAGGCGCAGGGCGCGGCGACCCGCAAGCGCATCTACGACATGGCCGCCACCGAACGCATAGCGGTTGCGGCCTATCACACGTCGTTCCCGTCGGCGGGCTTCGTGGAGCGCGACGGCACCGCCTATCGCTGGTTGCCGGTGACGTACCAGCTGGAGCTTTAA
- a CDS encoding T6SS immunity protein Tdi1 domain-containing protein — protein MFERFLHNFIEDPQGWQGGGVAARISNPELKYFFDSLGGKSFNGGLYRTVHPADLRFWHERIQLAFPGYERQALCFGYDWLGRAFAIDGDRTEDGGPGVLMFDIGGGDVFDIPANLITFHDSEIIKSAEPALATNLYKEWRASGGAAPAYDQCIGLRVPLFLGGDEEVSNLEACDLDVYWSIFGQVLQQVGPAEEEE, from the coding sequence ATGTTCGAGCGATTTCTACATAATTTTATCGAAGATCCCCAAGGTTGGCAGGGTGGTGGCGTGGCTGCCCGAATTTCGAATCCAGAGCTGAAGTATTTTTTTGATTCGCTCGGCGGTAAATCCTTCAATGGTGGCCTCTACCGCACGGTGCATCCCGCGGATCTTCGCTTCTGGCATGAACGCATTCAACTCGCTTTCCCCGGCTACGAGAGGCAGGCTTTGTGCTTCGGCTACGACTGGCTGGGCAGAGCTTTCGCGATTGATGGTGATAGGACGGAAGACGGCGGTCCAGGCGTTCTGATGTTCGACATCGGAGGTGGCGACGTGTTCGATATCCCCGCCAATCTGATCACCTTCCACGATTCCGAGATCATCAAGTCGGCTGAGCCGGCGCTCGCGACCAATCTCTATAAAGAGTGGCGAGCTTCCGGTGGTGCGGCGCCAGCCTATGATCAGTGCATAGGACTTCGTGTGCCGCTCTTCCTTGGCGGAGATGAAGAAGTCAGCAATCTCGAAGCCTGCGATCTCGACGTCTACTGGTCGATATTCGGGCAGGTGCTCCAGCAGGTGGGGCCGGCCGAAGAGGAGGAGTGA
- the rpiB gene encoding ribose 5-phosphate isomerase B gives MRLVIGSDHAGWSLKGAVIEHIRGLGHEVVDVGSFDDKPVDFPDIARQVAAKVTSGEAERGIMVCGTGVGASIAANKMKGIRAAVCHDIHSAHQSVEHDDVNVMCIGAQIVGPWLANDLISSYLAAEFSTDEDFRRRVEKLHQMDAEG, from the coding sequence ATGCGTCTTGTCATCGGATCCGACCACGCCGGCTGGTCGCTCAAGGGTGCCGTCATCGAGCATATTCGCGGTCTGGGCCACGAGGTGGTCGATGTCGGCTCGTTCGACGACAAGCCGGTCGACTTTCCCGACATCGCCCGCCAGGTCGCCGCCAAGGTGACCTCCGGCGAAGCGGAGCGCGGCATCATGGTGTGCGGCACCGGCGTCGGCGCGTCCATCGCCGCCAACAAGATGAAGGGCATCCGCGCCGCGGTGTGCCATGACATCCATTCCGCCCACCAGTCGGTCGAGCATGACGACGTCAATGTCATGTGCATCGGCGCGCAGATCGTCGGGCCGTGGCTCGCCAACGATCTCATCAGTTCCTACCTTGCCGCCGAATTCTCCACCGACGAAGATTTCCGCCGTCGCGTCGAGAAGCTGCACCAGATGGACGCCGAGGGCTAA
- a CDS encoding ribokinase, translating into MILVFGSINMDLVASVAAIPRPGETVLSRGYCTLFGGKGANQAVAAARVSEGRVAMVARVGRDSFGEACLANLKENGVATEHILAGDDPTGCAFITVDAAGENAITVASGANGAVSASDLPDALVGADTLLVMQMEVPLDASLATARRVKAAGGRTIWNFAPAIDLSAGELADVLTATDIFIVNEHEALTAAGLLGTSASDLEAAARTLAVEGRVTCVATAGAAGAIAYQPDGTRHHAPALDIRPVDTTGAGDTFVGILAAEIAAGSALTEALRLASIGASLACLKVGAQAGMPTRAELEQGRA; encoded by the coding sequence ATGATCCTGGTGTTCGGCTCGATCAATATGGACCTCGTGGCCTCGGTCGCCGCGATACCGCGGCCGGGTGAGACCGTGCTGTCGCGCGGCTATTGCACGCTGTTCGGTGGCAAGGGTGCCAACCAGGCGGTCGCCGCCGCTCGCGTGTCCGAAGGGCGGGTCGCCATGGTGGCCCGCGTCGGGCGCGACAGCTTCGGCGAGGCCTGCCTCGCCAACCTCAAGGAGAACGGCGTCGCCACCGAGCACATCCTCGCCGGTGACGATCCTACCGGCTGCGCCTTCATCACCGTCGATGCCGCCGGCGAGAACGCCATCACCGTGGCGAGCGGCGCCAATGGCGCGGTCTCCGCAAGCGACCTGCCGGATGCGTTGGTGGGGGCGGATACGCTCCTGGTGATGCAGATGGAGGTGCCGCTCGACGCCAGCCTCGCCACCGCGCGACGGGTGAAGGCTGCTGGCGGCCGAACGATCTGGAACTTCGCTCCCGCGATCGATCTCTCCGCCGGCGAACTCGCGGACGTGTTGACTGCGACCGACATCTTCATCGTCAACGAACATGAGGCGCTGACCGCCGCTGGTCTGCTGGGCACGTCCGCATCGGATCTGGAGGCGGCGGCCCGCACCCTCGCGGTCGAGGGGCGCGTCACCTGCGTGGCGACGGCGGGCGCCGCGGGCGCCATTGCCTATCAGCCGGACGGCACCCGCCATCATGCACCGGCGCTCGATATCCGCCCGGTGGACACCACCGGCGCCGGCGACACCTTCGTCGGCATATTGGCGGCGGAGATCGCCGCGGGGTCCGCGCTGACCGAGGCGTTGCGGCTCGCCTCGATCGGCGCCTCGCTCGCCTGTCTCAAGGTCGGCGCCCAGGCCGGCATGCCGACGCGGGCGGAGCTGGAGCAGGGGCGGGCGTAA
- a CDS encoding ABC transporter ATP-binding protein, whose product MFKQRASGAETLRVVLSFTFRHWARRKGLAGGIALATSLATLTEVFVPLFAGRLVDALAGGPANGTIALDAFLVMAALGLVMVGLRHLAWWGVVPLTLGIMSDVAQDAFRRVQRFSTDWHANSFAGSTVRKITRGMWALDSLNDVLLLALLPSLVVLVGTVVLLGLQWPVMGLVMAIGALAYGALTIVLATQVIAPASRLSNAWDTRMGGVLSDALGANAVVKAFGAEEREDARLAWLISRWRARTWRTWMLHTWSGTVQLALLWVVRTAVTGTALWLWWEGRATPGDVTYVLATYFVVHGYLRDIGQHVHHLQRSVNEMEEMVRLYEAPSGVADIEDAPPLVIGVGEVRFEHVDFHYGSHATALYRDLDVRIAPGERVGLVGHSGSGKTTFVKLIQRLYDVTGGRVLIDGQDVSKVSQMSLRSQVAIVQQEPILFHRTLAENIAYARPGATRAQIEHAAQLANAHDFIMRLPRGYQTLVGERGVKLSGGERQRVALARAFLADAPILILDEATSSLDSESEALIQQAMDRLMVGRTAIVIAHRLSTVRTLDRILVFDQGRIVEDGDHDSLLRKPDGIYRRLFDRQSGGMLDAAPEDAAASA is encoded by the coding sequence ATGTTCAAGCAACGCGCCAGCGGAGCGGAAACGCTTCGTGTCGTCCTGTCTTTCACCTTCCGCCATTGGGCACGCCGCAAGGGACTTGCCGGCGGCATCGCGCTCGCCACCTCGCTGGCGACGCTCACCGAAGTGTTCGTCCCGCTGTTCGCCGGCCGGCTCGTCGATGCGCTCGCCGGCGGGCCGGCGAACGGTACTATTGCGCTGGACGCCTTCCTGGTGATGGCGGCGCTCGGCCTCGTCATGGTCGGACTGCGCCATCTCGCCTGGTGGGGCGTGGTACCGCTCACGCTCGGCATCATGAGCGATGTCGCGCAGGATGCGTTCCGGCGGGTGCAGCGCTTCTCCACCGACTGGCACGCAAACAGCTTTGCCGGCTCCACGGTGCGCAAGATCACGCGCGGCATGTGGGCGCTGGATTCGCTCAATGACGTGCTGCTCCTCGCGCTGCTGCCCTCGCTGGTGGTGCTGGTCGGCACGGTGGTGCTGCTCGGCCTGCAATGGCCGGTGATGGGCCTCGTCATGGCGATCGGCGCGCTCGCCTACGGCGCGCTCACCATCGTGCTGGCGACGCAGGTGATCGCGCCGGCCTCGCGGCTCTCCAATGCCTGGGACACCCGCATGGGCGGCGTGCTCTCCGATGCGCTCGGGGCGAATGCCGTGGTCAAGGCGTTTGGCGCCGAGGAGCGCGAGGATGCGCGGCTCGCCTGGCTGATCTCGCGCTGGCGGGCGCGCACCTGGCGCACCTGGATGCTGCACACCTGGAGCGGCACGGTCCAGCTCGCCTTGCTCTGGGTGGTCCGCACCGCGGTGACCGGCACCGCGCTCTGGCTGTGGTGGGAAGGCCGGGCGACGCCGGGCGACGTCACCTATGTGCTCGCCACCTATTTCGTGGTGCACGGCTATCTCAGGGACATCGGCCAGCACGTGCATCACCTCCAGCGCTCGGTGAACGAGATGGAGGAGATGGTGCGGCTCTATGAGGCGCCGAGCGGGGTGGCCGACATCGAGGACGCGCCGCCGCTCGTCATCGGTGTCGGCGAGGTGCGCTTCGAACATGTCGACTTCCATTATGGCAGCCACGCCACGGCGCTCTATCGCGACCTCGACGTGCGCATCGCGCCGGGCGAGCGGGTCGGCCTGGTCGGCCATTCCGGCTCGGGCAAGACGACGTTCGTGAAGCTGATCCAGCGGCTCTATGACGTCACCGGCGGCCGCGTGCTGATCGACGGGCAGGACGTGTCCAAGGTCTCGCAGATGTCGCTGCGCTCGCAGGTCGCCATCGTGCAGCAGGAGCCGATCCTGTTCCACCGCACGCTGGCGGAGAACATCGCCTATGCCCGGCCCGGCGCCACGCGCGCGCAGATCGAGCATGCGGCGCAGCTCGCCAATGCGCACGACTTCATCATGCGCCTGCCGCGCGGCTACCAGACGCTGGTCGGCGAGCGCGGGGTGAAGCTCTCCGGCGGCGAGCGCCAGCGCGTGGCTCTCGCCCGCGCCTTCCTGGCCGATGCGCCGATCCTGATCCTGGACGAGGCGACCTCCAGCCTCGATTCGGAATCCGAGGCGCTGATCCAGCAGGCCATGGATCGGCTGATGGTGGGGCGCACCGCGATCGTGATCGCGCATCGTCTCTCCACGGTGCGCACGCTCGACCGCATATTGGTGTTCGACCAGGGCAGGATCGTCGAGGACGGCGACCATGACAGCCTGCTGCGCAAGCCGGACGGCATCTATCGCCGCCTGTTCGACCGCCAGTCCGGCGGGATGCTGGATGCGGCGCCGGAGGATGCGGCGGCCTCTGCTTGA
- a CDS encoding NAD(P)-dependent oxidoreductase: MGRKAEGRVGFIGLGTMGREMARNLIEAGCTVRAYDVRREAIDELAALGAEAASSPADAARDADIAITMLPDTPQVEEVIHGEAGLLANPPRGRLIADMSTISPVAVRRMAADLKAAGIDMVDAPVSGGPIGAKNATLSIMAGGEVDAFARARPFFEAMGTTINHVGVPGAGQAVKLCNQLICGINIQAICEAIALGRASGVDLNQLREVLLGGSAASWMLDKLGQSMIDGETGAGFRIDLMLKDLRLVQEQALSLAVPLPGTALVTSQYLEARAHGEGTNGNQALFRVYDRMTNQSPQPAG, encoded by the coding sequence ATGGGACGGAAAGCAGAAGGGCGCGTCGGCTTCATCGGCTTGGGCACGATGGGCCGCGAAATGGCTCGCAACCTCATCGAGGCCGGCTGCACGGTGCGCGCCTATGATGTGCGCCGTGAGGCGATCGACGAGCTGGCCGCGCTCGGCGCCGAGGCTGCGTCCAGCCCGGCGGACGCCGCCCGCGATGCCGATATCGCCATCACCATGCTGCCCGACACGCCTCAGGTCGAGGAGGTGATCCATGGTGAAGCAGGCCTGCTGGCGAACCCGCCGCGCGGGCGCCTCATCGCCGACATGAGCACCATCTCCCCGGTCGCGGTGCGGCGCATGGCTGCCGACCTCAAGGCCGCCGGCATCGACATGGTCGACGCTCCGGTCTCCGGCGGCCCGATCGGGGCGAAGAACGCCACGCTCTCCATCATGGCCGGCGGCGAAGTCGATGCCTTCGCACGCGCCCGGCCGTTCTTCGAAGCCATGGGCACCACCATCAACCATGTCGGCGTCCCCGGCGCCGGGCAGGCGGTGAAGCTCTGCAACCAGCTGATCTGCGGCATCAATATCCAGGCGATCTGCGAAGCCATCGCGCTTGGCCGCGCTTCCGGCGTCGATCTCAACCAGCTTCGCGAGGTGCTGCTCGGCGGCTCGGCGGCGTCCTGGATGCTGGACAAGCTCGGCCAGTCGATGATCGACGGCGAGACCGGCGCCGGCTTCCGCATCGACCTGATGCTGAAGGATTTGCGGCTGGTGCAGGAGCAGGCGCTCTCGCTCGCCGTGCCGCTGCCCGGCACCGCGCTGGTCACCAGCCAGTATCTGGAAGCGCGTGCCCATGGCGAGGGCACCAACGGCAACCAGGCGCTGTTCCGCGTCTATGACCGCATGACCAACCAGTCGCCGCAGCCAGCCGGCTGA
- a CDS encoding amino acid ABC transporter permease: protein MGIELDFSVVLERWHSLLDGAVLTLELAAIAVVLGGIIGALGAIGRRGSNALIARICGIYVEGIRNTPLLVQIFLVYFGLASLGLKFSAFTVAAVALTINVGAYTTEIMRAGFDSIHKGQIEAAEGLALSKAQIYWHVVLWPAVERVYPALTSQFVLLMLASSVTSQISAEELTAVANYIQSETYRSFETYIVVALIYIALSLVMRLGFWVIGQLLFPRRRRLGTPL, encoded by the coding sequence ATGGGTATTGAACTCGATTTCTCGGTGGTGCTGGAGCGCTGGCACAGCCTACTCGACGGGGCGGTGCTGACGCTGGAGCTCGCCGCCATCGCCGTCGTGCTCGGCGGCATCATCGGCGCGCTGGGGGCCATCGGCCGGCGCGGCAGCAATGCGCTGATCGCGCGCATCTGCGGCATCTATGTCGAGGGCATCCGCAACACGCCGCTGCTGGTGCAGATCTTCCTCGTTTATTTCGGCCTTGCCAGCCTCGGTCTGAAATTCTCCGCGTTTACTGTTGCGGCGGTGGCGCTGACCATCAATGTCGGCGCCTACACCACCGAGATCATGCGCGCCGGCTTCGATTCCATCCACAAGGGGCAGATCGAGGCGGCCGAAGGGCTCGCGCTCTCCAAGGCGCAGATCTACTGGCACGTCGTGCTGTGGCCGGCGGTGGAGCGGGTCTATCCCGCGCTCACCAGCCAGTTCGTGCTCCTGATGCTGGCTTCCTCGGTGACCTCGCAGATCTCAGCGGAAGAACTCACCGCGGTCGCCAACTATATCCAGTCCGAGACCTATCGCTCCTTCGAGACCTACATCGTGGTGGCGCTGATCTATATCGCGCTGTCGCTCGTCATGCGGCTCGGCTTCTGGGTGATCGGCCAGTTGCTGTTCCCGCGCCGCCGCCGTCTCGGCACGCCGTTGTGA
- a CDS encoding FadR/GntR family transcriptional regulator codes for MSDTFEITRLDEQGGKGFEKVFAFLRERLLAGSLKPGDRLIPERELAAQLGVSRPILREALRALTVLGIVEIRDRVGTIVRRPDISVLHDFFTFALSHRVDLVDDVMQARIAIECQAIRLATERATVADFERLQAALRVIENTIDDVEAGGRADFEFHRAIVRAGGSETLIVLYESMAAVLMRSHLGRRELVKVFDMRTYLVEDHKRIFQAIVAGDPEVADRTLREHFAIGDEFRRRQAIGGGPKADPAR; via the coding sequence ATGAGCGACACCTTCGAAATCACACGGCTGGACGAGCAGGGCGGCAAGGGCTTCGAGAAGGTCTTCGCCTTCCTGCGCGAGCGTCTGCTGGCCGGATCGCTGAAGCCGGGCGACCGGCTGATCCCGGAGCGCGAGCTGGCGGCGCAGCTCGGCGTCAGCCGGCCGATCCTGCGCGAGGCGCTGCGTGCGCTCACCGTGCTGGGCATCGTCGAGATCCGCGACCGCGTCGGCACCATCGTGCGGCGCCCGGACATCTCGGTGCTGCACGACTTCTTCACCTTCGCGCTGTCGCACCGCGTCGACCTGGTCGACGACGTTATGCAGGCCCGCATCGCCATCGAGTGCCAGGCCATCCGCCTTGCCACCGAGCGCGCCACCGTCGCCGATTTCGAGCGGCTGCAGGCGGCGCTGCGCGTGATTGAGAACACCATCGATGATGTCGAAGCCGGCGGGCGCGCCGATTTCGAGTTCCACCGCGCCATCGTCCGCGCCGGCGGTTCCGAGACGCTGATCGTGCTGTACGAATCCATGGCCGCGGTGCTGATGCGCTCGCATCTCGGCCGCCGCGAACTGGTCAAGGTCTTCGACATGCGGACCTACCTGGTCGAGGACCACAAGCGGATCTTCCAGGCCATCGTCGCCGGCGACCCCGAAGTCGCCGACCGCACCCTGCGCGAGCACTTCGCGATCGGCGACGAGTTCCGCCGCAGGCAGGCGATCGGGGGAGGGCCAAAGGCCGACCCCGCGCGATAG